Proteins from a genomic interval of Clostridium scatologenes:
- a CDS encoding phosphatidylglycerol lysyltransferase domain-containing protein — translation MELKRLNDKELFKDKKEILRLKKISIKDKELFKDFDYIGSDYVFSYIYMYSELYKLKIYHDDRTIIIYSDYEKPLFYMPLGDTEYGIKLVLQYCRNHQLKPYFTKIPDSHIEIFKFMNYKIEEDRNSFDYIYSNSSLTTYEGHDFRKQRNNLSNYLKKFIPVYSSDIVSNIKKCKEFTLKYYDKTDVVQPTLKILDCIDSLNLKGGIVWNGSDMQAYCIYEEITSDMAISHVELTDNSHRGVHAYMINEMSKNMNVKFVNKEDDMGIAGLRRFKENYNPCKLAVKYSAYLGV, via the coding sequence TTGGAATTAAAGAGATTAAATGATAAAGAACTTTTTAAAGATAAAAAGGAAATATTAAGGTTAAAGAAAATATCCATAAAGGATAAAGAGCTTTTTAAGGATTTTGATTATATTGGTTCAGATTATGTATTCTCATATATTTATATGTATAGTGAACTTTACAAATTAAAAATTTACCATGATGATAGGACAATAATCATATATTCAGATTATGAGAAACCATTGTTTTATATGCCGTTAGGAGATACCGAATATGGTATAAAGCTTGTTTTACAATATTGCCGTAATCATCAGTTGAAACCTTATTTTACAAAGATACCTGATAGTCATATTGAAATATTTAAATTTATGAATTACAAAATTGAGGAAGATAGAAATTCATTTGATTATATATATTCAAACTCATCATTGACAACTTATGAAGGACATGATTTTAGAAAACAGAGAAATAATCTTTCTAATTATCTGAAAAAATTCATTCCTGTTTACAGCAGTGATATAGTTTCTAATATAAAAAAATGCAAAGAATTCACACTAAAATATTACGATAAAACCGATGTGGTACAACCTACATTGAAAATATTGGATTGTATTGATAGCTTAAATTTAAAAGGAGGTATAGTATGGAATGGCAGTGATATGCAAGCATACTGTATATATGAAGAAATAACTAGTGATATGGCTATTTCTCATGTAGAACTTACCGATAATAGCCACAGAGGAGTTCACGCTTATATGATAAATGAAATGTCCAAGAATATGAATGTGAAGTTTGTTAATAAGGAAGATGACATGGGAATAGCTGGTCTTAGAAGGTTTAAGGAGAATTATAATCCGTGTAAACTTGCTGTAAAATATTCTGCTTATCTAGGCGTATAG
- a CDS encoding class I SAM-dependent methyltransferase, producing the protein MEQYIKNPKTVGAIAPSSDKLACRMIEDIDFLNATYIVEYGPGTGVFTEKILDKKKDSTIFIAIEYNMDFYNILKDKFRDRTNFILVNDSAENLKKYLHKYNIDKLDYIVSGLPFASLPQDMSKKILSVTKEILKDKGEFITFQYTLFKMKLFRKHFDRIKTKKVLLNLPPAYVLKCKN; encoded by the coding sequence ATGGAACAATATATAAAAAATCCAAAAACAGTAGGGGCTATAGCACCAAGTTCAGATAAGTTAGCATGTAGAATGATTGAAGATATTGATTTTTTAAATGCTACTTACATTGTTGAATATGGACCAGGTACAGGTGTTTTCACAGAAAAAATATTAGATAAGAAGAAGGATAGCACTATATTTATAGCCATAGAATATAATATGGATTTTTACAATATCCTAAAAGATAAGTTTAGAGATAGAACAAACTTCATACTTGTAAATGATTCAGCAGAGAACTTAAAAAAATATTTACATAAGTATAATATTGATAAATTGGACTATATAGTTTCGGGACTTCCATTTGCAAGTTTACCACAGGACATGAGCAAAAAAATATTATCAGTTACAAAAGAAATATTAAAAGACAAAGGAGAATTTATAACTTTTCAGTATACTTTGTTTAAAATGAAGCTTTTTAGAAAACATTTTGATAGAATTAAAACAAAAAAGGTACTCTTAAACCTGCCACCAGCTTATGTTTTGAAGTGTAAAAACTAG
- a CDS encoding flavodoxin family protein, producing MKVLLINGSPKSNGCTYTALTEIAKELEKENIEAEIFHVGNKPIRGCMACGGCSKTDGKCVFNDDTVNLALEKAKQADGFIFGSPVHYASASGAITSFLDRFFYAGNCFQYKPGAAIVSCRRGGSTAAFEQLNKYFTISNMPIVSSQYWNMVHGNTPEEVKQDLEGMQTMRTLGKNMAWLLKSIEAGKNAGVQLPKIESKVFTNFIR from the coding sequence ATGAAAGTATTACTTATTAACGGTAGTCCTAAAAGTAATGGATGTACTTATACAGCTTTAACTGAAATTGCTAAAGAATTAGAAAAAGAAAACATCGAGGCTGAAATCTTCCATGTTGGAAACAAACCAATCCGAGGCTGCATGGCTTGTGGAGGTTGTTCAAAAACTGATGGCAAATGTGTGTTTAATGATGATACTGTAAATTTAGCTTTAGAAAAAGCTAAACAAGCTGATGGATTTATTTTTGGTTCACCAGTACATTATGCTAGTGCTTCTGGTGCAATTACATCTTTTTTAGATAGATTCTTTTATGCTGGAAACTGTTTTCAATACAAACCTGGCGCAGCAATTGTAAGCTGTCGTCGTGGTGGTTCAACTGCTGCTTTTGAACAGTTAAATAAATACTTTACTATATCCAATATGCCTATTGTATCTTCTCAGTATTGGAATATGGTTCATGGTAATACTCCAGAAGAAGTTAAACAAGATTTAGAAGGAATGCAGACAATGAGAACTTTAGGTAAAAACATGGCTTGGCTTTTAAAATCTATCGAAGCTGGTAAAAATGCCGGAGTTCAGTTACCAAAAATAGAATCTAAAGTTTTTACTAATTTTATACGTTAA
- a CDS encoding TVP38/TMEM64 family protein: MNKLFKGMIFLCWIAILGVFFKYQLYIDGASKITSFLQAYPKYSTLLFLTIASFRIFTLVPCTVFIISAGILFNPVEAFILVTIANLLSEIFLFLFVKATIGMGYQEKIINKYPKIYSLIQNNNVKILALGVSSPIVPSDVVCFFSVLTGMSFIKYVLTIFIADTPVILLYTFLGISMKYSLYVFIITLIIIVSISYVNYRKWNSQVNL, from the coding sequence ATGAATAAATTATTTAAAGGCATGATCTTTTTATGTTGGATAGCAATCCTAGGTGTATTTTTTAAATATCAATTATATATTGATGGAGCAAGCAAAATCACTAGTTTTTTACAAGCATATCCTAAGTACAGTACGTTATTGTTTTTAACAATTGCTTCATTTAGAATTTTTACTCTAGTTCCTTGTACCGTTTTTATTATAAGTGCAGGAATACTATTTAATCCAGTTGAAGCATTTATTTTAGTTACCATAGCAAATTTATTAAGTGAGATTTTCTTGTTTTTATTTGTTAAGGCAACAATTGGTATGGGATATCAAGAAAAGATAATCAATAAATATCCAAAGATATACTCATTAATCCAAAATAATAATGTTAAAATCCTGGCTTTAGGAGTTTCCTCTCCTATAGTACCATCAGATGTAGTATGTTTCTTTTCTGTGTTAACTGGGATGTCTTTTATTAAGTATGTTTTAACTATATTTATAGCCGATACTCCAGTTATTCTTCTATATACCTTTTTAGGTATAAGCATGAAGTATTCTCTATATGTATTTATCATTACACTAATTATTATAGTTTCAATAAGCTATGTGAATTATAGAAAATGGAATAGTCAAGTTAATTTGTAA
- a CDS encoding arylsulfotransferase family protein, whose product MKVTINVNRSGTDSGLIFVAPYTSYGATMIGQTGALIMDQAGNPVWFKPLSNRYIQNTDFRVQYYKSKPVLTMWQGTISGTQSANPNLPAGDPEPGAYFQIINQNYKVIKKVIAKKGFTADVHEFTITNRNTALFTAVKQVPVNLTPYGGPSNGYFDNYSIQEVDLQTGKLLFFWNVLDHVNPADSMLPASSAKSSNNIWDCFHVNSVEEGSNNTLLISMRNMWAIYKIDKKTGNIIWQLGGKQSNFTFGRNATFSWQHDARHRSRNKISLFDDACCASSSSPPQCQAHGLILRLNFKTMTANVYKTYYHNPALYVPSQGNVQKLSNRNQFIGWGQEPYLSEFKNDGNTKKDPSLNFLYDMQFPSTNLSYRAFKNKWIGLPLYPPSIAVDLFCKSAIVYASWNGSTETVAWQVLAGPSHNRLSVVIISTPRIGFETKINVNSCGPYFQVNALNSCGKVIGTSRIVHVKMK is encoded by the coding sequence ATGAAGGTAACTATAAATGTAAATAGATCAGGAACAGATTCCGGCTTAATATTCGTTGCACCATATACTTCTTATGGAGCAACCATGATCGGTCAAACAGGTGCACTGATCATGGACCAGGCTGGCAATCCAGTCTGGTTTAAGCCTCTAAGTAATAGATATATACAAAATACGGACTTTAGAGTACAATATTATAAATCTAAACCAGTTCTCACTATGTGGCAAGGAACTATATCAGGAACTCAGTCCGCCAATCCTAATCTTCCAGCAGGAGATCCTGAACCTGGTGCCTATTTTCAAATCATAAATCAGAATTATAAAGTGATAAAAAAAGTTATTGCCAAAAAAGGGTTCACTGCTGATGTTCATGAGTTTACTATTACAAATCGAAATACTGCTTTGTTCACTGCTGTGAAACAAGTACCTGTAAATCTAACTCCATATGGAGGTCCATCAAATGGATATTTCGATAATTACTCCATTCAAGAAGTTGATCTTCAAACAGGCAAGCTTCTTTTCTTTTGGAATGTACTTGACCATGTTAATCCTGCCGACTCGATGTTACCCGCATCATCTGCAAAGAGCTCTAATAATATTTGGGATTGTTTCCACGTGAATTCAGTTGAAGAAGGTTCAAACAATACACTCCTAATTAGCATGCGTAATATGTGGGCTATTTATAAAATTGATAAAAAAACAGGAAATATAATTTGGCAACTTGGTGGAAAACAAAGTAATTTTACTTTTGGTCGAAATGCTACATTTTCTTGGCAACATGATGCACGTCATAGATCTAGAAATAAAATAAGCTTGTTTGATGATGCTTGTTGTGCTTCTTCAAGCTCTCCACCTCAGTGTCAAGCACATGGTTTAATACTTCGACTTAATTTCAAAACCATGACTGCAAATGTATATAAAACGTACTATCATAATCCAGCACTATATGTTCCAAGTCAAGGAAATGTTCAAAAATTATCTAATAGAAATCAATTCATTGGATGGGGACAGGAACCATATCTTTCTGAATTTAAAAATGATGGCAATACTAAGAAAGATCCCTCATTAAATTTTTTATATGACATGCAGTTTCCTAGTACAAATTTGTCATATAGAGCATTTAAGAATAAATGGATAGGTTTGCCGCTTTATCCGCCTAGTATTGCTGTAGATTTATTTTGTAAATCTGCAATTGTTTATGCATCATGGAACGGTTCAACTGAAACTGTTGCTTGGCAAGTACTAGCAGGACCATCGCACAATAGATTGTCAGTGGTAATAATTAGTACTCCACGCATTGGATTTGAAACTAAAATTAATGTTAATTCATGTGGACCATATTTTCAAGTAAATGCATTAAATTCATGTGGTAAAGTCATTGGTACCTCACGAATCGTTCATGTGAAAATGAAATAA
- a CDS encoding HAMP domain-containing sensor histidine kinase, whose protein sequence is MKKGRINKIGVKLLILIPIDIIVTFYACAFLVSMMNKIFGLGPYYYEKYAVYLAFVFFLLVLIIFISIFLAAINGRIKYLNYISKSVTNIKTEKYLNPIDIKGSDEFAQLAKDINTMSERLKENYEKEKKQEEAKNELIVAVSHDLKTPLTSIIGYLELLDKGKEVLSKDQQGFLEVAYKKSTDLKKLIEELFEYTKLSNNYTKLDKVPFNIAVLVNQIVGENILFLSEKNIEVKIECTKNELMCEIDMQKFIRVIENLVKNAEKYSYRNSTFIIRIWEEDMNVRLSFINEGDNISEEDLTKIFDEMYRIDKSRNAEVEGSGLGLAISKKIIELHEGKIWAECNGNIISFNIVLPKKNLNNS, encoded by the coding sequence ATGAAGAAAGGAAGAATCAATAAAATAGGAGTCAAATTACTGATTTTGATTCCAATCGATATTATAGTAACTTTTTATGCTTGTGCATTTTTGGTGAGTATGATGAATAAGATTTTTGGGTTAGGTCCTTATTATTATGAAAAATATGCAGTATATTTAGCGTTTGTATTTTTTTTATTAGTATTAATAATTTTTATATCTATTTTTCTAGCTGCAATTAATGGAAGAATCAAATATTTAAATTATATTAGCAAAAGCGTTACCAATATAAAAACAGAAAAATATTTAAATCCTATAGATATAAAAGGCAGCGACGAATTTGCTCAATTAGCTAAGGATATAAATACCATGTCTGAAAGGCTTAAAGAAAATTATGAAAAAGAAAAAAAGCAGGAAGAAGCTAAAAATGAATTAATCGTTGCTGTTTCACATGATTTAAAGACTCCTTTAACATCTATAATTGGATATTTGGAACTTCTTGATAAGGGCAAGGAAGTTTTATCAAAAGATCAACAGGGGTTTTTAGAAGTAGCTTATAAAAAAAGTACGGATTTAAAAAAATTAATTGAAGAGCTTTTTGAGTATACAAAGCTTTCAAATAACTATACTAAATTAGATAAGGTTCCATTTAACATAGCTGTTTTAGTAAATCAGATAGTGGGAGAGAATATATTATTTCTATCTGAAAAGAACATAGAAGTTAAAATTGAATGCACTAAAAATGAGCTGATGTGTGAAATTGATATGCAAAAATTTATTAGAGTTATTGAAAACTTAGTAAAAAATGCGGAAAAATATAGTTATAGGAACTCAACTTTTATAATTAGAATATGGGAAGAGGATATGAATGTTAGACTTTCCTTTATTAATGAAGGTGACAATATTAGTGAAGAAGATTTGACAAAAATATTTGATGAAATGTATAGAATAGACAAATCTAGAAATGCTGAAGTAGAAGGTTCTGGGCTAGGGCTTGCTATTTCAAAGAAAATTATAGAACTTCATGAAGGAAAAATTTGGGCAGAGTGTAATGGTAATATAATTAGTTTTAATATTGTATTACCTAAGAAAAATCTTAATAATTCTTAA
- a CDS encoding response regulator transcription factor, with amino-acid sequence METNILVVDDDKSIRNLIKVYLENEGYNIMEASNGAEALVMINENNFDLVILDIMMPILDGISACIKIRETYNMPIIFLSAKDEEIDKIQGLTVGADDYVSKPFGSMELIARVKAQLRRYKRFNAEPQNSSTLTIDDLTINFDTHEVTVRGDKVKLTPKEFDILECLAKNRGMVFSVQKLYEVIWKEEFVVSDTSIVVHITNLRQKIEVDPKKPKYVKTVWGVGYKI; translated from the coding sequence ATGGAGACGAATATTTTAGTTGTAGATGATGATAAGAGCATTCGAAATTTAATAAAGGTTTATCTTGAAAATGAGGGATACAACATTATGGAAGCTTCTAATGGAGCTGAAGCTTTAGTTATGATTAATGAAAATAATTTTGATTTAGTTATTTTAGATATTATGATGCCAATTTTAGATGGCATAAGTGCTTGCATAAAAATTAGAGAAACTTATAATATGCCTATAATATTTTTATCAGCAAAGGATGAGGAAATAGATAAAATACAGGGGTTAACAGTAGGTGCTGATGATTATGTGTCTAAACCTTTTGGTTCTATGGAGCTTATAGCCAGAGTAAAAGCTCAACTTAGAAGGTATAAAAGATTTAATGCAGAACCTCAAAACAGCAGTACACTTACCATTGACGATTTAACCATTAACTTTGATACCCATGAAGTTACGGTAAGAGGTGATAAAGTTAAGCTTACACCAAAGGAGTTTGATATATTAGAATGTTTAGCTAAAAACAGAGGCATGGTATTTTCAGTTCAGAAATTATATGAAGTTATTTGGAAAGAGGAGTTTGTGGTATCAGATACTTCTATTGTGGTTCATATAACAAATCTTAGACAAAAAATTGAAGTTGATCCTAAGAAACCTAAGTATGTGAAGACAGTTTGGGGAGTTGGATATAAGATATGA
- a CDS encoding DNA topoisomerase III: MGKILVLAEKPSVGREIARVLKCGKKGNGCLEGEKYIVTWALGHLVTLADPEAYDDKYKTWKMEDLPMLPKYLKLVVIKQTSKQFNAVKEQLNRKDVVEIVIATDAGREGELVARWIIEKARINKPIKRLWISSQTDKAINEGFRNLKPAAQYDNLYRAAQSRAEADWIVGLNVTRALTCKHNAQLSAGRVQTPTLAMIVHREEEIKNFKPKDYYSITGSANGYTLQWQGGKGHFNTFDEDFANKIVSKVNNQNGKVVDVTKSDKKKYAPALYDLTELQRDANRLFGFSAKQTLSIMQRLYENYKFLTYPRTDSRYISDDIVPTLPDRLKAISVGNYSKFAMEIMKGKIRAHKGFVDNSKVSDHHAIIPTEERVNLSKLSNEERKVYDLVVKRFLSVLLPPFEYVQTTVKVEVNGENFVASGKVIKSKGWKAVYDKDEDFDDNDAHENELKEQVLPQINKGDSIKLTGVKMHKGQTKPPARFNEGTLLSAMENPQKYINMNKEYAKTLGETGGLGTVATRADIIEKLFNTFYIEKKGKEIIPTSKGKQLVELVPEDLKSPLLTAKWETDLNLISKGKLNDKSFIGNMRNYSVKLVEDVKGSHDKFKHDNLSGAKCPECGKYMLEVNGKHGRMLVCQDRACGHRENLARLTNARCPNCHKKLELRGHGDGQIYVCTTCSFREKAASFNKRFDNKEGKNSKRDVANYMKKMKKENEAPMNSALADALAKLNLK, from the coding sequence ATGGGAAAAATATTAGTTCTTGCAGAGAAACCATCTGTTGGTAGAGAAATTGCAAGAGTATTGAAATGTGGTAAAAAAGGCAATGGATGCTTGGAAGGAGAAAAATATATTGTAACTTGGGCTTTGGGACATTTAGTTACTTTAGCGGACCCAGAGGCTTATGATGATAAATATAAAACATGGAAGATGGAAGATTTGCCAATGCTTCCTAAATATTTGAAACTTGTAGTTATAAAACAAACTAGTAAACAATTTAATGCAGTAAAGGAACAGTTAAATAGAAAAGATGTAGTGGAAATAGTCATTGCTACAGATGCTGGAAGAGAAGGAGAATTGGTAGCAAGATGGATAATCGAAAAAGCTAGGATAAATAAGCCTATAAAGAGACTTTGGATTTCTTCTCAAACGGATAAAGCTATTAATGAAGGTTTTAGAAATTTAAAACCTGCAGCACAATATGATAACTTGTATAGAGCAGCGCAAAGTAGGGCAGAAGCAGATTGGATTGTAGGACTTAATGTTACAAGAGCACTTACATGCAAGCATAATGCTCAACTTTCAGCAGGAAGAGTTCAAACTCCAACTTTAGCTATGATTGTTCATAGAGAAGAAGAAATTAAAAACTTTAAACCAAAGGATTACTACAGTATAACAGGAAGTGCTAATGGATACACTCTCCAGTGGCAAGGTGGCAAAGGGCATTTTAATACTTTTGATGAAGATTTTGCAAACAAGATAGTATCAAAGGTTAATAATCAAAATGGAAAAGTGGTTGATGTAACAAAAAGTGATAAGAAAAAGTATGCACCAGCACTTTATGATTTAACAGAGCTTCAAAGGGATGCCAATAGACTTTTTGGTTTTTCAGCAAAGCAAACTCTTTCAATAATGCAAAGATTGTATGAAAACTATAAATTCTTGACTTATCCAAGAACAGATTCAAGATATATTTCAGATGATATAGTACCTACACTGCCAGATAGATTAAAGGCAATATCAGTTGGAAACTATAGTAAATTTGCTATGGAAATTATGAAGGGAAAAATAAGAGCACATAAAGGTTTTGTGGATAATAGTAAGGTTTCAGATCACCATGCTATAATTCCAACAGAAGAAAGAGTTAATCTTTCAAAATTAAGTAATGAAGAGAGAAAAGTATATGATTTAGTAGTTAAAAGATTTTTAAGTGTATTGCTTCCTCCATTTGAATATGTGCAGACTACTGTAAAGGTAGAAGTTAATGGAGAAAACTTTGTAGCCAGTGGAAAGGTAATTAAATCAAAGGGCTGGAAGGCTGTATATGATAAAGATGAAGATTTTGATGATAATGATGCACATGAAAATGAATTAAAGGAACAAGTACTTCCACAAATAAATAAGGGAGATAGCATAAAGCTTACAGGAGTTAAGATGCATAAAGGTCAAACTAAACCACCTGCAAGATTTAATGAAGGAACATTGCTGTCTGCTATGGAAAATCCACAAAAATATATCAATATGAATAAGGAATATGCAAAAACTTTAGGAGAAACAGGTGGACTTGGAACAGTTGCCACAAGAGCAGACATAATTGAAAAGCTATTTAATACTTTTTATATAGAGAAAAAGGGTAAGGAAATAATCCCAACTTCTAAAGGAAAACAGCTTGTAGAATTGGTACCAGAAGATTTAAAATCACCACTTTTAACTGCAAAATGGGAAACTGATTTAAATTTAATAAGTAAGGGGAAATTAAATGATAAGAGTTTCATAGGCAATATGAGAAACTATTCAGTGAAGCTTGTTGAAGATGTAAAAGGAAGTCATGATAAATTTAAACACGATAATTTATCAGGTGCTAAATGTCCTGAGTGTGGCAAATATATGCTTGAGGTAAATGGAAAGCATGGAAGGATGCTTGTATGCCAGGATAGAGCTTGTGGTCATAGAGAAAATTTAGCAAGGTTAACTAATGCTAGATGTCCGAACTGTCACAAAAAACTTGAGCTTAGAGGACATGGAGATGGCCAAATTTATGTTTGTACAACTTGCAGCTTCAGGGAAAAAGCTGCATCTTTCAATAAAAGATTTGACAATAAGGAAGGTAAGAACAGTAAAAGAGATGTGGCAAATTATATGAAGAAGATGAAAAAGGAAAATGAAGCTCCAATGAATTCAGCTTTGGCAGATGCACTAGCTAAATTAAATTTAAAATAA
- a CDS encoding aldo/keto reductase, which produces MENYLGQNIPKLGFGLMRLPMSNDEIDVEEVKKMVDLFLSKGFTYFDTAYGYNNGNSERAIKEALVERYPRDKYLLATKLPAWAGAKTKEEAQQMFHTSLERTGAGYFDFYLLHNLGEARTQSFDKFGIWDFLRQKKKEGLIRHLGFSFHDKAAVLDKILTEHPEMEFVQLQINYADWDNPMIESKMCYETARKHGKPVIIMEPVKGGILASPPPAVKKIFKDANPNASLPSWAIRYAASLDGIITVLSGMSNMDQLEDNISYMKNFQQLTEKEYEVINRAQVALDAISSIPCTSCAYCMKGCPQSIAIPGIFKSMNMINIYNNEQAAKGSYAWNTKLSNLNGASACIECGQCESVCPQHIKIIDELKKASEVFE; this is translated from the coding sequence ATGGAAAATTATTTAGGACAAAATATTCCGAAATTAGGATTCGGGCTTATGCGTTTACCGATGTCAAATGATGAAATTGACGTTGAAGAGGTAAAGAAGATGGTTGATCTGTTCTTATCAAAGGGATTCACATATTTTGATACAGCGTATGGCTATAATAATGGAAATTCTGAACGTGCCATAAAAGAGGCATTGGTAGAACGTTATCCACGTGATAAATATCTTCTTGCAACAAAATTACCTGCATGGGCAGGTGCAAAGACCAAAGAAGAAGCACAGCAGATGTTCCACACATCGCTTGAAAGAACAGGAGCAGGCTATTTTGATTTCTATTTGTTGCATAATTTAGGTGAAGCACGTACTCAGTCCTTTGATAAATTTGGAATTTGGGACTTTTTGAGACAAAAGAAGAAAGAAGGTCTGATTCGTCACTTAGGTTTCTCATTTCATGACAAGGCTGCTGTATTAGATAAAATTCTAACGGAACATCCTGAAATGGAGTTTGTCCAACTTCAAATCAACTATGCAGATTGGGATAATCCGATGATTGAGTCTAAAATGTGTTATGAAACTGCTAGAAAACATGGTAAGCCAGTTATTATCATGGAGCCAGTAAAAGGAGGTATATTAGCATCACCTCCACCTGCTGTGAAAAAGATTTTTAAGGATGCTAATCCAAATGCGTCTTTGCCTTCTTGGGCAATTCGTTATGCAGCGTCACTAGATGGTATTATTACTGTGTTGAGCGGAATGTCAAATATGGATCAGCTAGAGGACAATATTTCATACATGAAGAATTTTCAGCAACTTACTGAGAAAGAGTATGAGGTAATAAATAGGGCTCAAGTGGCACTTGATGCAATTTCATCAATTCCGTGTACATCATGTGCTTATTGCATGAAAGGATGTCCACAGTCCATAGCAATTCCAGGCATATTTAAATCTATGAATATGATTAATATATATAATAATGAACAAGCTGCAAAGGGTTCTTATGCATGGAATACAAAACTTAGTAACTTAAATGGTGCATCGGCCTGTATTGAGTGTGGTCAGTGTGAGAGTGTTTGTCCGCAGCACATCAAGATTATTGATGAACTTAAGAAAGCTTCTGAAGTATTTGAATAA